The genomic stretch GGTCGATGTCGGTGTAGTCCCTCTGTTTGGTTGTCCAAGAGACCTTTACCCTCTCCACGCGGGCGattttggtggaggggttgaagtcCCGGACTAGGTACGTCAGGCCTTgatggaggaagatggcgccGTCATACAAGGTAAAGGTCGCCCGGGAGGCTTCGAGTTCTTCGAGGACGATGTTGCGGTTGTGGGTTGTGTCCACGATGGCAAAGTGGTCTTCTTCTGTGTCGCGGATGGAGACGAACTTAGAGGGCTGGGGGCGGAAGCGGTCGGCGGTGTGGTAGAAATTGGTCAGGGggtcgtggaggaggcgagtgCTGCATATTTCGGCGAGGTCAGGACCGAAGTAGACCGAGTCGACGTCGGGACGGATCGGGAGCTCGTAGGCGGCGCATTGGATGTGGCCTTCTTTGACAAGCATGTTGTCCAGGTCCACTTGGAGGGCCGCGTTGGGTTTGGTGAAGAGCTCATCTGGGTTGTTCATGTAGTGCTGGTCTGTTGCGAAGCTGTCGCCCACtaggatggagagggagtcCTTGTTTCTTCTGCCTGCTCGCCCGCTCTGCTGTCGGAGGTTGGATATTGTGTATGGGAAGCCCCAGGTGATGACGCAGTCTAGGGTACCGATATCTACTCCTAGTTCCAATGCCGTGGTCGCTACAATCCCAAGCAGTTTCCCCTCAAACATCTCACTCTCAATCTTCCTCCTGTCCTGAGCCGTATAGCCACCCCTATACCCCATCACCCGGTTtgcaacctcccccctcccaagccgTTCCAACTCCTGCCTCACCGTCCCAATCAACACCTCACACTGCGCCCTCACCCGACAAAAGGCaatcaccctcacccccctcaaaatcaTCTGGCAAAACAACTTTGCGCACTCCAACGCCGCATTCCCCCTCCCGCTCGCCGGATCCCCAGGGTCCTTGTACGGCGTATTCCAACATAAAAACTCCTTCCTCCCACTCGGACTCCCATCCTGCTCCACCACCCTAACCTtgccctccccaatcccaaaTATCGTCCCAAAATGCCCCCCCGGATTAGCCACAGTAGCCGAACAGCTCACAAACCTCAGCTCATGCCTGTTCCCCAAAGCAGCAcatatcctcctcaacctcctcataATATACGCCACATGACTCCCCATCAGCCCATTGTACACATGCAGCTCATCCACAACCACAAACCTCAGATTCTGCAAAAAGCTCCTCCACTTCTCCTCCCGAGGCAAGATGGTCAGGTGCAGCATATCCGGATTCGTAAAAAcaaccctcgcctcctcccgtATCCTATTCCTCATCTCAAACGGCGTGTCCCCGTCAAACgtctccaccatcatcccctgAAGGGTAGGCATGTACCCCATCAGCTCCtgcaaactcctcctctgaTCCTGCGCAAGAGCCTTGGTAGGAAAAATATACATCGCCCTCGTCAAAGGGTCCCTCTCCAGAGCATGCAGAACCGGCAACTGATATATCAAACTCTTTCCCGAGCTCGTCGACGTCGAAACAACAACATCGTACCCCGCGTTCAACGCATTGATCGCCTCCGCCTGATGCGAGTAGAAACCCGTGATCCCTCTCGCGTTATACAACGCGTTCACCAAATCCTGACTCAACAAAAACTCCAGCTCCCCACACACCCCCTCCTGCGCCTCGAAAACCCTGTGGCCGTCAGGCACAATCTGCCCGGTgtaccaccccaaccccttcaactcctccacaatctccGGTATTGGTTTCCGTTCCTTCGGTATCGTTTCCGGCAACGtcgtctccctcttcctctcccgtTCAGCACTCCTCTCCGGCaaaaccctctccccctccaccctcaagACAggatcaacccccccctcctcacaccCCCTCAGAAACTCCTGCACCGCCCGTTTAAACTTCTCTCCCCGCCTTTCCACGACCCCCATCAACTGCTTAGCCGTATACCGCGGCAtaaccacctccctcccccccccaccaacctcccttGCCCTGCCCCgtcccttcaaccccccgTCAACAAATTCAAaaaccaacacctcccccccacgCTCATCCCCCTCTGCCAAATCCTCCCCAGGTAAGCTCGCAACCCCGGACGACGACCGGAACAGATCCTCCTTTTCAAACCCCCGAGCCTCTAGCAAGAGTGAAGTGTAATCTACATACTCAAACCTGATGCTCCCAGGCGTTACAACCTTCAAAGAGGCGATGTCTTCCACGGATGGGACGAGCCCTTTTGCCGCCAGGGCCTTTGACAGGTTGGCCAACGTcggggggaggtgctggctgtgggtggagaggaaggtcGACACGAGGCTGAGGGCGGAGTGAAGCTTGGCGAGGTGTTGGAAgtaggaggggaggggtctGTCGGCCTCTTCTGGGGGCGATGACCGTTTTGATTTGAGGTGGCGTTTCCgttttgatggtggtgatggtgatgatgatggtggtggtgggggtttggtgtCATCAAGGTCTGatcctggtggtggtgatgatgatggtgatggtgatggtgatggagtcGCTTCTTCAGCAACAGCTTTTGGAGGCTGGCCTCGTTTCCTTTTCAGAGCCCCGCTGCTCTGGGGGTTATCCCCGTCTCCTGATGGCATTATGCGAACTTCAATTTGATGTTGGTTGTGAGACTGAACCCAAACCTCTCAGATCTCAGATGTCTCAAACAAAGAAACGTCGTCGCGCTCCCAAGTGGCGAAAGGCGTGTGTCACTAACATAGGCCCCCCAAGCGCGAAAGAGACAGGAGAGCACGTGCTGTTTTCCCCTAGCAACCCCACTAATTATCGActtcccaaacccccctaGAGACCGTCACCATAGCAATCAATCCCACTCAAATACAAGACACCGCAAATATATTCACTACCCCATCTAACTAGTTTACCCCATTCCAACCATCTTGACAAAACAATAAACAAACAcctcccaccaaa from Podospora pseudopauciseta strain CBS 411.78 chromosome 3, whole genome shotgun sequence encodes the following:
- the HRQ1 gene encoding ATP-dependent 3'-5' DNA helicase (COG:A; BUSCO:EOG09260DXP; EggNog:ENOG503NUXJ) — translated: MPSGDGDNPQSSGALKRKRGQPPKAVAEEATPSPSPSPSSSPPPGSDLDDTKPPPPPSSSPSPPSKRKRHLKSKRSSPPEEADRPLPSYFQHLAKLHSALSLVSTFLSTHSQHLPPTLANLSKALAAKGLVPSVEDIASLKVVTPGSIRFEYVDYTSLLLEARGFEKEDLFRSSSGVASLPGEDLAEGDERGGEVLVFEFVDGGLKGRGRAREVGGGGREVVMPRYTAKQLMGVVERRGEKFKRAVQEFLRGCEEGGVDPVLRVEGERVLPERSAERERKRETTLPETIPKERKPIPEIVEELKGLGWYTGQIVPDGHRVFEAQEGVCGELEFLLSQDLVNALYNARGITGFYSHQAEAINALNAGYDVVVSTSTSSGKSLIYQLPVLHALERDPLTRAMYIFPTKALAQDQRRSLQELMGYMPTLQGMMVETFDGDTPFEMRNRIREEARVVFTNPDMLHLTILPREEKWRSFLQNLRFVVVDELHVYNGLMGSHVAYIMRRLRRICAALGNRHELRFVSCSATVANPGGHFGTIFGIGEGKVRVVEQDGSPSGRKEFLCWNTPYKDPGDPASGRGNAALECAKLFCQMILRGVRVIAFCRVRAQCEVLIGTVRQELERLGRGEVANRVMGYRGGYTAQDRRKIESEMFEGKLLGIVATTALELGVDIGTLDCVITWGFPYTISNLRQQSGRAGRRNKDSLSILVGDSFATDQHYMNNPDELFTKPNAALQVDLDNMLVKEGHIQCAAYELPIRPDVDSVYFGPDLAEICSTRLLHDPLTNFYHTADRFRPQPSKFVSIRDTEEDHFAIVDTTHNRNIVLEELEASRATFTLYDGAIFLHQGLTYLVRDFNPSTKIARVERVKVSWTTKQRDYTDIDPIETEALKPLSPAAQAFYGSIRITQTVFGFFKVDSKTNKILDAVAVDNPPVVRFTKGMWIDIPPLALSILTSRQLHVAGAIHAAQHALMSLIPNFVVSLPGDVRTECKNPLKELISKRETKRKRPARLTFYDAKGGEGGSGINTKAFEHVEMLVRQALQRVERCECTRVQGCPECVASEYCKEGNEVVSKVGCGVVLKCLLGEEVDVEGLPMGPEEGVVAGIETVVKAEPVRLKRRGELNKGRGEVVVDGGSGDGRGMACEDGG